TGAATTAATTATGCCACAGTGAACTCGTTCAGCTAAAGCTGAACATCGGGGTTTAAGAGGAAAGGGGACACACCTCCTGCGGAGGAATGTCCCCAACAGGTGGGATTCCACCCCACCTGAAATATAAAGAGGAACTCCCACTTATAGAAGTGGGAGTCTTAGAAATCAGATTAAAAATAAAGCAGCGACAAATAGAAGCCGCTACTTTATTGTCTTTACTCCCTTTCAAGTTCATTACTAACAGGAGTATCAGGGTCTTGTATAATTAATTCATTATCTTTATCTTTTGGAAGAGGCGGGTTTTCAATCTCTCTCACATCATCAGTCATAGGAAAATCCTCAGTGTTATCAATCATGATAGGTTCAGCAACTTTTAATGTGCTTAAAGTTCTTTTTAAGACAGTTGCTAGTTCTGCTCTGGTTATTGGCTTATTAGGTGCAAAAATATTATTGTCTAAGCCTTTCATTATCCCGGTATTAAAAACGAAATTTAAAGCAGAACTTTTATCAGAAGCCAACTCTTGAGTATCATCATGTATTGGAAACATTTGGGTCATTGTCACACCCAATTGTTTAGCATCAAAGGATTGCTTAATTGCCTTTGCAACTTGAATTCTTGTGATATCCTGATTTGGCTTAAACATTCTATTATCAGTATTTAAAACACCGAAGAAAGTTGTTTCAAGAAGGGAATTGCTGTACCATCG
The window above is part of the Bacillota bacterium genome. Proteins encoded here:
- a CDS encoding S-layer homology domain-containing protein, with product MRKTISFLLLAAFLFSINGLAFADTSLKRGYSDVDGHWASSDIYTVAESGLMNGYPDNSFKPDKNVSRLELAITLDRTFDFNFSAVTFIKQPELKDMFDDVKDGRWYSNSLLETTFFGVLNTDNRMFKPNQDITRIQVAKAIKQSFDAKQLGVTMTQMFPIHDDTQELASDKSSALNFVFNTGIMKGLDNNIFAPNKPITRAELATVLKRTLSTLKVAEPIMIDNTEDFPMTDDVREIENPPLPKDKDNELIIQDPDTPVSNELERE